The following proteins are co-located in the Paenibacillus sp. JNUCC32 genome:
- a CDS encoding FtsX-like permease family protein — protein MQVTLFDIVKKNMKGNFKNYALYFISILFSVIIYYTFLSLQYSQEIASSIESSQSMQSVFMMASILLIVFVAVFIMYSNRFFSRQRKKEVGLYALFGLPKKKIGKMLFYENLIIGVTVLIIGIMIGTLLSKLFAMILIKLLGTPVQVGMAFSLRALVHTLIVFMVIILATSIQGYRLIYSFKLIELFRAEQKGEQEPKASFLSAVGAVLCLAAGYGFAFRDFSVTEEILVNLSVMTVGIIAGTLLLFSSLVIVLLRTAKKRKRSYYKGMNLVITSNLVYRIKGNARLLSVISLLSAAALCAFSVGLGAYFTFDKTSKLTAPFSYMYIAQDKAFNQNVDDIIRGDEAHPIIAQMTIPVLETKGEASDPEILPERMIEADKTPLKVVSIDQYNQVAKVLRFPVLDPIEQDEAVAIRPMYTDYEWSDYEGETVDIELPDQRITLAFAGMTVERIINWSYPDVMIVVSNGTYDNIEAQVSPTRYVGYSVQEQKTTKHTADALAALKTPESNLSSFYSEYRLGIEEAAFNVFILGFLGLVFVMATGSMIYFKQLTEAATDKPRFDILKKVGVSGKEISMAIIKQNAFIFALPLAIGLAHYMVILQLLKRLFSNMAGTSLLLPILICVAVFILIYTVYYVLTVNSISRIVHGKSAPVARIAAIAITVCILVLIGIFFGTETPATQDERGPAEKIQLQLPKPTGKYAVGTMEMHFKDDNRVDPWKQDRDRELMVSIWYPATGKSEQKALYMQPEAAKYYDENTISTIGLDPGSVDLSGIGTHSWVNAPPLNNGDGWPILIYTPGGSVPRNFGTAVVEDLASRGYVVVAVDHTYEASAVQFPDGRVATESLPPFSAETVLKMLEVRVDDIQYVLDQLEFIKKGRYSGDLLPAGFQEAWDLSKIGIFGHSAGGATAAQVMYEDDRVDAGIDMDGTMGHMPDNPLPVAQHGLDRPFMLMNSGYNKEGEVDSHLTAMDRQSFWQHSTGWKLDLSIPEGAHYTFTDYQSLLPQLQERLSLSPRVVQQFIGTAEPELTIAAHREYVAAFFDYHLKGAPQPLLNSPSADYPMVDFIP, from the coding sequence ATGCAAGTGACCTTGTTTGACATCGTGAAAAAGAACATGAAAGGGAACTTCAAAAACTACGCCCTCTATTTCATTTCCATCCTGTTCAGCGTCATCATCTATTATACTTTCCTTTCTTTGCAGTACAGCCAAGAAATTGCGAGTTCAATCGAATCGTCGCAGAGCATGCAATCCGTTTTTATGATGGCGTCCATCCTATTGATTGTGTTTGTTGCCGTCTTTATCATGTACTCCAACCGTTTTTTTTCGAGACAGCGTAAAAAGGAAGTAGGTTTGTACGCGCTATTTGGTTTGCCCAAAAAAAAGATCGGGAAAATGCTGTTTTATGAAAACCTGATCATTGGGGTGACGGTTTTAATCATAGGAATCATGATCGGCACATTGTTATCCAAGCTGTTCGCCATGATATTAATCAAACTGCTGGGGACGCCTGTACAGGTAGGCATGGCTTTCTCCCTTCGCGCGCTGGTTCATACGCTCATCGTGTTCATGGTGATTATTTTGGCGACATCGATCCAAGGCTATCGATTGATCTACAGCTTTAAACTCATCGAATTGTTTCGCGCGGAGCAGAAAGGGGAGCAGGAACCGAAAGCGTCGTTTCTATCGGCTGTGGGTGCGGTTCTCTGTCTGGCTGCGGGATACGGATTCGCTTTCCGCGATTTTTCCGTCACCGAAGAAATTCTTGTCAACCTGAGCGTGATGACCGTCGGTATTATCGCTGGAACGCTTCTGCTCTTCTCCTCCTTGGTCATTGTCTTGTTGAGAACCGCCAAGAAGAGAAAGCGAAGTTATTATAAAGGCATGAATCTGGTCATCACCTCTAATTTGGTGTACCGGATTAAAGGAAACGCTCGTTTGTTAAGCGTCATTTCCCTGTTATCCGCAGCGGCTTTGTGCGCTTTCAGTGTCGGATTAGGTGCGTATTTCACGTTTGACAAAACATCGAAGCTCACGGCACCGTTTAGCTACATGTATATTGCCCAGGACAAAGCCTTTAATCAGAACGTAGACGATATCATACGCGGGGATGAAGCGCATCCGATTATAGCGCAAATGACGATTCCGGTGCTGGAGACAAAAGGGGAGGCTTCCGATCCAGAGATCCTTCCGGAGAGAATGATCGAAGCCGATAAAACCCCGCTCAAAGTGGTTTCGATCGATCAATACAACCAGGTGGCAAAGGTGTTGCGCTTCCCCGTTCTTGATCCGATCGAACAGGATGAAGCCGTTGCGATCCGGCCCATGTATACGGACTATGAGTGGTCCGATTACGAAGGCGAAACGGTCGACATCGAATTGCCTGATCAACGGATAACCCTTGCTTTTGCGGGGATGACCGTAGAACGAATCATCAATTGGAGTTATCCGGACGTGATGATTGTTGTAAGTAACGGCACCTACGACAACATCGAGGCGCAAGTTTCGCCGACCCGCTATGTCGGGTATTCCGTGCAGGAACAGAAGACGACGAAGCACACGGCCGATGCGCTGGCGGCGCTGAAGACACCGGAATCGAACCTGTCTTCTTTTTATTCCGAATACCGGCTTGGAATCGAAGAAGCGGCCTTTAATGTGTTTATATTAGGATTTTTGGGACTCGTTTTTGTCATGGCAACAGGAAGCATGATCTATTTCAAGCAATTGACAGAAGCGGCGACAGACAAACCTCGATTCGATATTCTTAAAAAAGTCGGAGTAAGCGGAAAAGAAATCAGTATGGCCATCATCAAGCAGAACGCCTTCATTTTTGCTTTGCCGCTCGCGATCGGGCTTGCCCACTACATGGTCATCCTGCAATTGTTGAAAAGGTTATTCAGCAATATGGCAGGCACCAGTCTCTTGCTGCCCATCCTGATCTGCGTCGCTGTGTTTATCCTGATCTATACGGTTTATTATGTGCTCACGGTCAACTCCATCAGCAGGATCGTCCATGGAAAGTCTGCCCCCGTGGCAAGAATTGCAGCTATAGCCATTACGGTCTGTATTCTGGTACTGATTGGCATATTCTTCGGCACGGAAACCCCTGCAACGCAGGATGAAAGGGGCCCGGCAGAGAAAATCCAGTTACAGCTTCCAAAACCTACTGGAAAATACGCTGTGGGGACGATGGAAATGCACTTCAAGGATGACAACCGGGTGGACCCTTGGAAACAGGACAGAGACAGGGAGCTGATGGTCAGCATATGGTACCCGGCCACGGGAAAAAGCGAGCAGAAGGCTTTGTACATGCAGCCCGAAGCAGCAAAGTATTACGACGAAAACACGATCTCCACGATCGGGTTGGATCCCGGCAGCGTCGATCTATCCGGTATCGGCACACACTCTTGGGTGAATGCTCCTCCACTGAACAACGGCGATGGGTGGCCGATCCTCATCTACACACCTGGCGGATCTGTTCCAAGAAACTTCGGGACGGCTGTAGTCGAAGACTTGGCCAGCAGAGGTTATGTGGTGGTTGCAGTCGATCATACGTATGAAGCCTCTGCGGTCCAGTTTCCCGATGGTCGTGTGGCCACGGAGTCGTTACCGCCATTCAGTGCAGAAACGGTACTGAAGATGCTAGAGGTACGAGTGGATGACATCCAATATGTATTGGATCAACTCGAATTCATAAAGAAAGGCCGTTATTCAGGCGATCTTTTACCCGCTGGATTTCAAGAAGCATGGGACCTGTCAAAGATCGGAATATTCGGACATTCCGCAGGCGGGGCTACCGCTGCTCAGGTTATGTATGAGGATGACCGGGTCGACGCCGGCATCGATATGGATGGAACGATGGGGCACATGCCCGATAACCCGCTCCCGGTGGCGCAGCACGGTTTGGATCGTCCTTTCATGCTCATGAATTCAGGCTACAATAAAGAGGGCGAGGTTGATTCCCATCTAACCGCGATGGACCGTCAATCGTTCTGGCAGCATTCGACCGGCTGGAAGCTCGATTTAAGCATACCCGAGGGAGCACATTATACGTTTACAGATTATCAGTCGCTCCTTCCACAGCTTCAGGAGAGGCTGAGCCTTTCGCCGCGAGTCGTCCAACAATTTATCGGGACAGCTGAGCCCGAACTGACGATCGCCGCCCATCGAGAGTATGTCGCTGCTTTTTTCGATTATCATCTAAAGGGTGCACCACAGCCGCTGCTGAACTCCCCGTCCGCAGACTATCCCATGGTTGATTTTATTCCTTAA
- a CDS encoding response regulator transcription factor, with protein MKIMIVEDDPTIRGMIQLALTKWSLETVSVDNFDQVALCFIHDQPHLVIMDINLPSYDGFYWCQKIREISNVPVLFLSSRDSPMDVVMSVNMGGDDYIQKPFHMDVLTAKVNALLRRTYSYSDMQSNVFEHEGVVFLPDKGTLTYETEQAELTKTEVSILKILMQQKGTVVDRKKIMRHLWQDESFVDENTLTVNIVRLRKKLAGIGKENWIVTKKGKGYMIP; from the coding sequence ATGAAAATCATGATCGTAGAGGATGACCCGACCATTCGGGGGATGATCCAGTTAGCTTTAACCAAATGGAGCCTGGAAACGGTCAGCGTCGATAACTTTGACCAGGTCGCGTTATGCTTTATTCATGACCAGCCTCATCTTGTGATCATGGATATCAACTTGCCGTCGTATGATGGATTTTACTGGTGTCAAAAGATCAGGGAAATCTCCAATGTACCGGTGCTCTTTCTTTCTTCCCGCGATTCGCCCATGGATGTTGTCATGTCGGTGAATATGGGCGGGGACGATTATATTCAGAAGCCGTTCCATATGGATGTTTTGACCGCTAAAGTCAATGCGCTGCTGCGCCGAACGTATTCCTATTCGGACATGCAATCCAACGTGTTCGAGCATGAGGGGGTCGTGTTCCTTCCGGACAAAGGGACGCTCACGTATGAAACCGAACAAGCGGAGCTTACCAAAACCGAAGTCAGTATATTGAAGATCCTGATGCAGCAGAAGGGAACCGTTGTAGACCGCAAGAAAATCATGCGTCATCTTTGGCAGGATGAAAGCTTTGTGGACGAAAACACGTTAACCGTCAACATCGTCCGCTTGCGCAAAAAACTGGCCGGCATCGGCAAGGAAAACTGGATTGTAACCAAGAAAGGGAAAGGTTATATGATCCCATGA
- a CDS encoding sensor histidine kinase — protein sequence MSFFQYIKDKRYFLLLYAGMMGFISMIVALSVNTGHALGSVLYIQIVCSAFTAAYLLIGYVYRKSYYRKLQELIDLDREDWPVAAPEPQNSQQRLYLELFAKLHRHHERDLRKLNEEKIDHQEFIMSWIHEVKLPIAASRLLMEHSMGETADSLADKLEDELDKIENYVEQALYYSRIDSFSKDYFITEEPLEAIIKTCAKKFAKTFINKQIRFHMEDIRQTIHTDRKWLGFILDQIVANALKYTDEGGNITFTVEEDRKEKRLNIVDTGIGIQPEDLHRVFEKGFTGSTGRSHPKSTGMGLYLAKQLAHKLGHHLSIRSEAGRYTSVTIHFPKTDTYYRL from the coding sequence ATGAGTTTCTTTCAATACATTAAGGACAAACGTTATTTTTTGTTGCTGTACGCCGGGATGATGGGCTTTATTTCGATGATTGTTGCCCTATCCGTCAACACGGGCCACGCCTTAGGCAGCGTTCTTTATATTCAAATCGTTTGTTCGGCCTTCACCGCAGCCTACTTACTGATTGGCTATGTTTATCGCAAATCCTATTACCGCAAGCTGCAGGAGCTGATCGATCTTGACCGGGAAGATTGGCCTGTCGCTGCCCCGGAACCGCAAAATTCGCAGCAGCGGCTGTATCTCGAGCTTTTTGCCAAATTGCACCGGCATCATGAACGGGACCTCCGGAAACTCAATGAAGAGAAAATAGATCACCAGGAATTTATCATGTCCTGGATTCATGAGGTAAAGCTACCGATTGCAGCAAGTCGTCTGCTCATGGAACACAGCATGGGGGAAACGGCAGATTCCCTGGCCGATAAACTTGAGGATGAACTGGATAAAATCGAAAATTACGTGGAGCAGGCACTGTACTATTCTCGAATCGATTCTTTTTCCAAGGATTATTTCATCACGGAAGAACCGTTGGAAGCGATCATTAAAACCTGTGCGAAAAAATTCGCCAAGACGTTTATCAATAAACAGATTCGGTTCCATATGGAGGACATTCGGCAAACCATCCATACCGACCGCAAATGGCTCGGATTTATCCTTGATCAAATCGTTGCAAATGCGTTGAAATATACGGACGAAGGCGGGAACATTACTTTCACGGTCGAAGAAGACCGTAAAGAAAAGCGGTTAAATATTGTAGATACGGGGATCGGGATCCAGCCGGAAGACCTTCATCGAGTCTTTGAGAAAGGATTTACCGGATCTACCGGAAGAAGCCATCCCAAATCAACCGGCATGGGACTTTATCTCGCAAAACAATTGGCGCATAAGCTGGGACATCATTTGTCTATCCGATCGGAGGCTGGAAGGTATACATCAGTCACGATTCATTTTCCGAAAACGGACACGTATTACCGCTTATAA